GGCCGGTCAACTCGAAATCGCGACGGACGGTGCCGCGCACGACCACGTCTTCCATGTCCGGCGAGAGCGAGGGCAAGATCGCGATCTTCGGAATGTGCTCGGCCGAGGCGCCGGAGCCGGTGACCACGAGCTCCCCGAGTGCGCGCTCGTCCGGGACTGCCTGCTGGGCCGCGGCGGCGGTCGAAAAGAGACAGAGCACGGCAATCAGTCGGAGCATCACTCGCATTTTGCGCCTTTTCCAGAGAACGTCGGGTGAATCGATGACCCCAGAATGTCCGGGTAGAGCGGTGGGGGTGGGGGCAGCTGCTGGCCGACGATGGCAGACATCGTAGCCGTCACCTTGGCGTCGAAGGCGGCGTTCCCGCTCGGGCGCGACACACTGTAGCCGGTGACGGTGCCGTCGGAGCTCACGTTCGCAACGACCGAGGAGCTCAACTTGTGCAGCTCGTCGCAAGGGATCTGACCGATCGGCGGCTTGAAGCGCGAGTTGAACCAGCCCAGCACCTTCATCTTGTACTGGTCGACCGCGCGCGCCTTCAGCGGGTCGGTCTCGGTACCTTCTTTCACACCGTCCTTCGCGCCTGGCCCTTCGACCTCGGGCTCGGTCTCTGCGACCGCCGCGTCCAGGTCCTGCAGCACCGGGTCGACCTCTTTTGCGAGGTCGGCGTCCGGCGGCGGCGCCGCCGCGTCGCCCTTCACCACTTCGCTGGTCGGGATGGTCTCGGGATCGTCCTTGGCTTTTTCGCTGGGCGCGCTCTTCTCTTCGAGGCGCTGGATTGGTGTCGGGGCGAGCTTCTTCCACATCTCGGGCAGCTTGGGCTTCATGCGTTTGCCGCCAAGCTTCAGGAGCGGAAGATCGTCCATCACCGGTTTGACGGCCATCGGCAGCTCGCGAGGGATTACCTCTTCCTTCGCCTTGATCTCGGCGCGAGTCCTCCCGGCTGCGATCAGGAGCACGAAGAACAGGGCTTGGATGAGCGATGCCGACGCAACGGCGACGCCGACTTCCATCGGCCTGAACGCTGAGAGTGTGGCAGCTCGGCTCATCCTCACTTCTTCTGAGACGGAGCGGGCTTCTTGGGAATTCCACCAGTGCCGGAAACGGCTGGTTTCTTGGGCTCGTCGGCGACCTCTTCCATCTCTGGCTGGACCAGCAGGTTGAGCGACTCGACTCCGCTGTTGCGAGCCGCCGCCACCACTTCCGCCACGATCCCGTAGCGCGCGTCCTTGTCCGCGCGAATGTAGAGCTCGCGCTCCTTCTGAACTCGCATGCTGTTGCGCAGCGCCTCGCCGATCTTTCCGGTCACGTCTTTCTCGCCGAACAGCACGCGCTCTTCTTTGGTCACCGTCACGAGCAGCCGAGCGTCTTTCACGGGTGTCTCGGCAGCTTTGACCTCGGGCAGATCGATGCGCAGGCCGGTGGTCAGGAGCGGTGCGGTGACCATGAAGACGATCAGCAGCACGAGCATCACGTCGACCAACGGGGTGACGTTGATCTCTCGGAATCCGCCCCGGCGCCTCGAGCCAACCTGCATCCCCATGGGTCAGCCTCGGGCTCGAGCGCCCTGGGGTCCTGGTGGGCGATTCGACTCCTTGACCAGCGGCATCGCGGAGGTCGGCCCTCCCGGATCTGCGGCCAGGATCTGGGCCCAGGTCTCCGACGACGCCGTCAGCTCTTCGATCAAGTCGCCGATGCGTTTGTCGACGTAGTTGAAGCCGATCAGCGCGGGGATGGCCGCGACCAGCCCGAAGGCGGTGGCAATCAGAGCCTCGCCGATCGCCGGCGCAACGACGGGCAACGACGCGCTCTTCTC
The genomic region above belongs to Myxococcales bacterium and contains:
- a CDS encoding TonB C-terminal domain-containing protein; amino-acid sequence: MSRAATLSAFRPMEVGVAVASASLIQALFFVLLIAAGRTRAEIKAKEEVIPRELPMAVKPVMDDLPLLKLGGKRMKPKLPEMWKKLAPTPIQRLEEKSAPSEKAKDDPETIPTSEVVKGDAAAPPPDADLAKEVDPVLQDLDAAVAETEPEVEGPGAKDGVKEGTETDPLKARAVDQYKMKVLGWFNSRFKPPIGQIPCDELHKLSSSVVANVSSDGTVTGYSVSRPSGNAAFDAKVTATMSAIVGQQLPPPPPLYPDILGSSIHPTFSGKGAKCE
- a CDS encoding biopolymer transporter ExbD; this encodes MGMQVGSRRRGGFREINVTPLVDVMLVLLIVFMVTAPLLTTGLRIDLPEVKAAETPVKDARLLVTVTKEERVLFGEKDVTGKIGEALRNSMRVQKERELYIRADKDARYGIVAEVVAAARNSGVESLNLLVQPEMEEVADEPKKPAVSGTGGIPKKPAPSQKK